Proteins found in one Neurospora crassa OR74A linkage group II, whole genome shotgun sequence genomic segment:
- a CDS encoding ER lumen protein retaining receptor has translation MSLNIFRVAADFSHLASILILLHKMTQLKSCAGISFKSQVIYFIVYVTRYLDLFWTTSYYNIIFKILFIASSGYIIYLMVSAYKPTNDPGLDTFQVQYLLAFAAVLAILLPYQYNFWEIMWAFSIWLESVAILPQLFMLQRTGEAETITTHYIFALGLYRALYIPNWIYRYVTEPKHKIDYIAVAAGIIQTLLYTDFFWVYYTTVMKGKKFKLPV, from the exons ATGTCGCTCAACATCTTCCGCGTCGCCG CGGACTTTAGCCACTTGGCTTCTATTCTTATCCTTCTCCATAAGATGACGCAGCTGAAG AGCTGCGCCGGCATCTCTTTCAAGTCGCAAGTCATCTACTTCATCGTCTACGTCACCCGCTATCTCG ACCTGTTCTGGACGACAAGCTACTACAACATCATCTTCAAGATTCTCTTCATTGCTTCCTCCGGCTACATCATCTACCTTATGGTCAGCGCCTACAAGCCCACCAACGATCCCGGTCTCGACACCTTCCAGGTCCAATACCTGCTGGCTTTCGCTGCCGTTCTCGCCATCCTCTTGCCCTACCAGTATAACTTCTGGGAAATCATGTGGGCCTTTTCCATCTGGCTCGAGTCTGTCGCCATCCTTCCGCAGCTCTTCATGCTCCAGCGTACCGGCGAGGCCgagaccatcaccacccactACATCTTTGCCCTCGGTCTCTACCGCGCTCTGTATATCCCCAACTGGATCTACCGCTACGTTACCGAGCCGAAGCACAAGATTGACTACATTGCCGTTGCGGCGGGCATCATCCAGACGTTGCTCTACACCGACTTCTTCTGGGTGTACTATACGACTGTCATGAAGGGCAAGAAGTTCAAACTGCCTGTTTAA
- a CDS encoding intracellular protein transporter — translation MSPSADAAAAAANSNSNSNIRVFVRWQDHVVFAGEEVKCTITFKNVARPPGPPPTTPTKNPHPSPRHLGAAAEQRMRQPSPLGPGHPVQSSSSSSSVATQGGNGRTKGHADGLAPPPSVRGRGHGHRSTLSLTVPSAAATSRARDSSIPWSPIQNPASSSSSRGGPPSSSSARSNGGNGHGHKRSVSIVSLGSTKAMDEVPDLNSSPAKSQRPARGHARASSLQINSRLPFFGGPKSGKAASFLRDATTEQTPDYLPRPHTATHPKVQTSQQPSPLFHASYPPNRNTLHSPTEGPLTPSERTRNIFPWATSPSPKASPRAEPNTEFRFPFTKSSSSPDVVHGGSPVGPIHEDNIMSPTYSVAGESVRSLPMRSRDPIPTINEHGAIPSARILSTTSIGGTPRSSGEFYSMSNYSSETLASEYVQPQPLRMAGGRSGHSRRPSSFSPSTAKMPETLMMGYAQIQGSFTLDGSLVNLGPFEQVKRKAVVGGHGGGVIGVETTKRDSGLLRGFGWGSITSSIGELLGGGELSTIKEMRGIASSKSIPLLSTPQSILFVDLQLAPGESRTFEYSFKLPKGLPPTHRGKAMKISYSLVIGTQRPGGAKDKHVKSVDVPFRVLGSVNSHGEILGHDLMAPYIILRDQARVKTIDNTNTASTTTLNNHNHQQQLQQLQQQQQQQQARQKLLGDKPAANEDSFLSYVDELLSSRSLQLQNGARAPGLLSPTASGPPSRRQSNYSVNSNTSSHFNPFGPQTHMPALTAKEAIDLAILRSNIASHYSNQSTNRFEIARNGRRVAVVMLARPAYRLGEQITMAIDFEDAEIPCYAVHVALETAERVDSSLALRSEASVHRVTRKVLVSSSEATMFAKRVVFTPTIPVTATPEFVTSGVSLEWKVRVEFVVASAEALERMGQSQMLGQAQGQGMMGLGITNIGEEEYDIVSDEEAERNGVIEEEDEEEEEEEADEAHKGSEGKEEEERETRLVKANGSAAEGGNQKSRSRPPMLRKNQTISERERERQRNAMQQQQQQQQQPHPLLEEISRDDRGGLILVAAENLICESFEVAVPLKIYGAVGTGLEKLERDEATEEGLPV, via the coding sequence ATGTCGCCTTCAGCagacgccgccgccgcagccgccaacagcaacagcaacagcaacatccGCGTCTTTGTCCGCTGGCAGGACCATGTCGTCTTCGCCGGAGAGGAAGTCAAGTGCACAATCACCTTCAAGAACGTCGCACGACCTCCCGGGCCCCCGCCGACCACGCCCACAAAGAATCCGCATCCGTCTCCGAGACATCTAGGTGCCGCTGCCGAGCAACGAATGCGCCAGCCATCCCCTCTCGGCCCCGGTCACCCTGTtcagtcgtcgtcgtcgtcgtcgtcagtTGCTACACAAGGAGGAAATGGCCGTACCAAGGGCCATGCTGACGGCctggcgccgccgccctcggTGCGCGGACGCGGTCACGGCCATCGGTCCACCCTTTCCTTGACAGTTCCATCCGCTGCTGCCACTTCCCGCGCCCGAGACAGCTCCATACCCTGGTCACCCATCCAGAATCCCgcctccagcagcagctccCGCGGTGGTCCTCCCTCGAGCTCCTCCGCCCGGAGCAATGGCGGCAATGGCCACGGACACAAGAGGTCGGTGTCCATCGTGTCACTGGGCTCTACAAAGGCCATGGACGAGGTTCCGGACCTCAATTCGTCTCCCGCCAAGTCCCAGCGACCAGCAAGGGGTCATGCCCGAGCTTCGAGTTTGCAGATCAACTCCCGTCTTCCGTTCTTTGGCGGGCCCAAGTCTGGCAAGGCCGCGTCTTTCTTACGTGACGCCACCACTGAACAGACGCCTGACTATTTACCTCGCCCCCATACAGCTACACACCCAAAAGTGCAGACCTCTCAGCAGCCATCACCCCTTTTCCATGCCTCTTACCCTCCCAACCGGAACACACTACACAGCCCGACCGAAGGCCCTCTGACTCCTTCCGAACGAACACGAAACATCTTCCCATGGGCAACGTCCCCCTCTCCCAAGGCTTCTCCTAGAGCCGAGCCGAACACCGAGTTCAGGTTCCCTTTCACCaaatcatcttcttcgcccGATGTTGTCCACGGAGGCAGTCCGGTGGGGCCCATACATGAAGACAACATCATGAGCCCAACATACTCGGTCGCTGGCGAATCCGTCAGGTCTCTCCCGATGCGATCAAGAGACCCTATCCCCACCATCAACGAACATGGTGCGATACCCTCGGCACGTATTCTTTCAACAACCAGCATTGGCGGCACACCAAGGAGTAGTGGCGAGTTTTACTCCATGAGCAATTACTCTTCCGAGACCCTGGCATCCGAGTACGTCCAACCACAGCCGCTGAGAATGGCTGGTGGGCGATCGGGCCACAGCAGGCGGCCGTCCAGTTTCTCCCCAAGTACGGCAAAGATGCCAGAAACGTTGATGATGGGATATGCGCAAATCCAGGGTTCATTTACGCTTGATGGCTCTTTGGTAAACCTCGGACCCTTTGAGCAAGTGAAGCGGAAAGCCGTAGTCGGTGGCCATGGTGGCGGCGTCATCGGTGTGGAAACTACGAAGCGCGACAGCGGCTTACTGAGAGGCTTCGGTTGGGGCAGCATCACGAGCTCCATTGGCGAGCTTCTAGGCGGAGGAGAACTCAGCACCATCAAAGAGATGCGCGGGATTGCCAGCTCAAAGTCGATCCCCCTGTTGTCAACACCCCAGTCGATTCTTTTCGTCGACCTGCAGCTAGCACCCGGGGAAAGCAGGACGTTTGAATATTCGTTCAAACTGCCCAAGGGGCTACCACCAACGCATCGCGGCAAGGCGATGAAGATATCATACAGCCTCGTCATTGGCACGCAAAGGCCAGGAGGCGCAAAGGATAAGCACGTCAAGTCTGTGGACGTTCCGTTCCGCGTGCTTGGCAGCGTCAACAGCCACGGCGAAATCCTAGGTCACGACCTGATGGCGCCCTACATCATCCTGCGAGACCAGGCTCGGGTTAAGACCATTGATAATACAAACACAGCATCTACcactactttaaataatcaTAATCACCAGCAACAATTACaacaactacaacaacaacaacaacaacaacaagcacgACAGAAACTATTGGGAGACAAACCCGCCGCCAACGAagactccttcctctcctatGTTGACGAGCTTCTCTCCTCCCGCTCCCTCCAACTCCAAAACGGCGCTCGCGCCCCTGGCCTTCTCAGTCCAACAGCTAGCGGCCCTCCCTCCCGCCGACAGTCCAACTACTCCGTCAACTCTAACACGTCCTCGCACTTTAATCCGTTCGGCCCGCAAACCCACATGCCTGCTCTCACCGCAAAAGAGGCCATCGACCTGGCCATTCTCCGCTCCAACATCGCCTCCCACTACTCCAACCAATCCACTAACCGCTTCGAAATCGCCCGCAACGGTCGCCGTGTCGCCGTCGTCATGCTCGCCCGCCCCGCTTACCGATTAGGCGAGCAGATCACCATGGCCATTGACTTTGAAGACGCCGAGATCCCTTGCTATGCTGTGCACGTTGCTTTGGAGACAGCCGAGCGGGTAGATTCCAGCCTGGCGCTGAGAAGTGAAGCGAGTGTGCACCGTGTAACGAGAAAGGTGCTGGTAAGCAGCAGTGAAGCGACCATGTTTGCCAAAAGGGTGGTATTCACGCCAACGATCCCCGTCACAGCCACACCCGAGTTTGTAACGAGCGGAGTCAGTTTGGAGTGGAAGGTTAGGGTGGAGTTCGTGGTGGCAAGCGCAGAGGCATTAGAGAGGATGGGACAGTCCCAGATGCTGGGACAGgcgcaagggcaagggatGATGGGGTTGGGGATAACTAATattggagaggaggagtatgACATTGTTAGTGACGAAGAGGCGGAGAGGAATGGAGTtattgaagaggaggatgaagaagaagaagaagaagaagcggatGAAGCGCACAAGGGTagtgaaggaaaagaggaagaagaaagggaaacgaGGTTAGTCAAAGCCAATGGCAGCGCTGCTGAAGGGGGAAATCAGAAAAGCAGAAGCAGGCCGCCTATGTTGCGCAAGAACCAGACCATCTCTGAACGCGAACGGGAAAGACAGAGGAATGCtatgcagcagcagcagcagcagcagcagcaaccgcaTCCCTTGCTGGAGGAGATTTCGAGGGATGATAGGGGCGGTTTGATTttggtggcggcggagaaCCTCATCTGCGAGAGCTTCGAGGTCGCAGTACCGTTGAAGATTTACGGTGCTGTTGGTACGGGGCTGGAGAAGTTGGAGAGGGATGAAGCTACGGAAGAGGGGTTACCTGTGTGA